In Buchananella sp. 14KM1171, the genomic stretch CCGCCGCCGCACCGGCCGCCAGGGCGTCAGGGAAGGACTGGTAGTCGGCCAGCAGGGCAACCCGGTTGGCGCCCTTCGCCTTCAGGTGGGAGCCCACGGACACCGAGGTGGCGAAACGGTCCGCGCCACCAAGGCGGGTGACCTTGATACCGGCCCCGCGCAGCTCAGCCTCCTTCGCGGCACTCACCGAGCCGGTGGAGCCGACGATGAACACGTGGTTCACCTTCCCGAAGGAGAGGGCATCCCTCACCACGGGCTCTAGCTTCCCACCGGAGGTGGTGAGCAGCACGCCCGTGCCGTACTGGGCCGCCAGCGGCGCGGAAACAACGGCATCGGCGAAGTTGTTTCCACTCGTCAGCACCGCGTAGCGCGAGGAGTTGGCAAAGCCACCCTGGCGGTACACGTTCGCTGCGGTATCGACGCGAGAGGCGCCGCCGATGCGGGTCAGGCCGATGTTGGCCTTCGGGTTGGCGGGGCGGCCCGGCAGTTTCCCCGCCGAGTCGTTGTGGCCCCACTGGGTGCGGGCGTAAGAGCGAATCCACTGCACGCCCGACTGCGCGTAGAACGGGTTGCGGCTACCGTCCGCAGCGTTCACCTGGGTCCAGCCGCTCGGCAGCAGCGAGTCCTGGAGCGTGATGCAGCCCGCTGCGTTCATGTAGCAAATGCGGACGTTCATCACCACGGGCTTGCCCACTGCACGCACCCGCTCGCGGGCACCGGCCGGGTGGTAGTAGTAGATGTCGCCGTTAGACACCGCCGCAGCCCACCGCACGTCGTAGTCGGTGCTGGACACGATGGTGGCGGAGATCGGCTTGTGGTTGCCCTTGCAGTCCACGGACTTCTTGCCCGGGCCGAAGTCGAACTTCAGCGTGCCACGCTGCTCGTAGATGAACTGGCGGATCGCGTCCGCAGAGACCCAGTAGGCCAGGCCGGCGTCCTGGGGGTGGGCGATCAGCTTCTCGCCCTTGGGACCCTTGAAGCCAGACAGCGCGCCGGCGCTCAGCACGCCCACGATTTCCGTGCCACGCATTACGGCCGGGCCACCGGAGTCACCCTGGATGGTCATACCGAAAGAGGTACCCGCCATCGTCTGGTCGCCACAGAACTGGCTGGGCGTGGAAACGTAGCCGTTCACGGTCACGCTCGCGTAGTTACGGCGCGGCGGGCCGGGGTTCTGGGCGTCGGGGCCGTAACCGAAGGCGGTGAAGCTGGAGCCGCGCACCGGCTCGGCCTTGGCCACCTGGTAGGGGCGCCTGTTGGGCACCTCGCTGGTCAGCTCCATCAGGGCCAGGTCGCTGCGCGGGTCCAGGA encodes the following:
- a CDS encoding cell wall-binding repeat-containing protein — encoded protein: MKKKTASLLAAAAAFALLPTSALATAPSAAQLPEGVAAAPGLTPTALEAQGWVRGSAVPGGNHADSPYVADVAAGEDSAPADEASPAQSEDAAAPSASPAPGGAGEDATIEPGDDATAQPSVDASPAPSGAPGDESAEPGEATGEESAAPTESASPSASASAEPSQSASASPSASASEESLEPDQLPVVPHLLDNGSTRDHTTTRPVGLIFIRSYGDSGSMCTGSLIGPAGSARSKWVLTARHCFVSGSDQHKFNPKNTVNVSKVTFHPTPDARGQSYGVKKVFLDPRSDLALMELTSEVPNRRPYQVAKAEPVRGSSFTAFGYGPDAQNPGPPRRNYASVTVNGYVSTPSQFCGDQTMAGTSFGMTIQGDSGGPAVMRGTEIVGVLSAGALSGFKGPKGEKLIAHPQDAGLAYWVSADAIRQFIYEQRGTLKFDFGPGKKSVDCKGNHKPISATIVSSTDYDVRWAAAVSNGDIYYYHPAGARERVRAVGKPVVMNVRICYMNAAGCITLQDSLLPSGWTQVNAADGSRNPFYAQSGVQWIRSYARTQWGHNDSAGKLPGRPANPKANIGLTRIGGASRVDTAANVYRQGGFANSSRYAVLTSGNNFADAVVSAPLAAQYGTGVLLTTSGGKLEPVVRDALSFGKVNHVFIVGSTGSVSAAKEAELRGAGIKVTRLGGADRFATSVSVGSHLKAKGANRVALLADYQSFPDALAAGAAAGQQGGFVLLTRISWSNGQWRDSTPAAVRNLAIGQRNRYAVGGKAFTAARGWSNVRAIIGNDRYETSAALVRAFASSNNVVAATGENFPDALSAGALVAKRRGALLLVPRQGISPQSRVLGRELSVNSITVVGGTSSLSDAQVKKHLR